In a genomic window of Croceibacterium sp. TMG7-5b_MA50:
- a CDS encoding DUF2924 domain-containing protein, whose protein sequence is MTLRLEAQLAGLAILLPADLRTEWERLHGAPAPRLSPELMRMGLAYALQVKASGKLPARYARQLDRVGKGKAAAAPILTPGTQLVRSWNGRTISVAVVPGGYEWEGTVYRSLTAIARIVTGAAWSGPRFFGLTGRG, encoded by the coding sequence GTGACGTTGCGGCTCGAAGCGCAACTCGCAGGACTGGCGATCCTGCTGCCCGCCGACCTCCGCACTGAGTGGGAGCGCCTGCATGGCGCTCCCGCACCTCGCCTCTCGCCCGAGCTGATGCGCATGGGTCTTGCTTATGCCCTGCAGGTGAAAGCCAGCGGCAAATTGCCAGCACGATACGCCCGCCAACTGGACCGTGTCGGGAAAGGCAAGGCGGCCGCCGCTCCGATCCTCACGCCCGGTACCCAGCTGGTGCGCAGCTGGAATGGACGCACGATCAGCGTCGCAGTGGTGCCGGGCGGCTATGAGTGGGAAGGGACCGTCTATCGCTCCCTCACCGCAATCGCTCGCATTGTGACCGGCGCTGCATGGTCGGGTCCGCGCTTTTTCGGACTGACCGGGCGTGGCTAA
- a CDS encoding DUF3489 domain-containing protein, which yields MLRRDEGATLTELIGATGWLPHTTRAALTGLRKKGHDIAKSTRDEVTCYSLAGAA from the coding sequence ATGCTCCGCCGCGACGAAGGCGCCACGCTAACGGAGCTGATCGGCGCGACTGGCTGGCTGCCTCACACTACCCGAGCTGCGCTGACCGGCCTACGCAAGAAGGGCCACGATATCGCCAAGAGCACCCGCGACGAGGTGACCTGCTACTCGCTGGCCGGCGCGGCGTGA
- a CDS encoding putative 2OG-Fe(II) oxygenase yields the protein MSADHDMRIVAPFSPSILKARMSDELVETLNAHADAIRSDPDEVRRRDWSRNLAGVVSSELQITDLVKDASVISDFIHDLARTFTYRCENALLHFSEYKHTDELKNTRLSIEIKEAWINDMVAGDYNPVHYHQGCVFSSVGFLALPEDYPAEFEADKARQNTAGCLQFIDSRTAVGVRNLFTVKPAVGDFYLWPSWMLHCVYPFRSSGIRRSVAINIALR from the coding sequence ATGAGTGCTGATCACGACATGCGCATCGTGGCGCCGTTCAGCCCATCCATCCTCAAGGCGCGCATGAGCGATGAACTGGTGGAGACGCTGAACGCGCACGCTGATGCGATCAGGAGCGATCCCGACGAGGTCAGGCGGCGGGATTGGTCCCGCAACCTGGCCGGCGTGGTCAGCTCCGAGTTGCAGATCACCGACTTGGTCAAGGATGCCAGCGTCATCTCAGACTTCATCCATGACCTAGCTCGGACCTTCACCTATCGTTGCGAGAACGCCCTGCTGCATTTCAGCGAATACAAGCATACCGACGAACTGAAGAACACCAGGCTTTCGATCGAGATCAAGGAAGCCTGGATCAACGACATGGTGGCCGGAGATTACAATCCCGTCCACTATCATCAGGGCTGTGTGTTTAGCAGCGTCGGCTTCCTCGCTCTGCCGGAGGATTATCCGGCCGAGTTTGAGGCAGACAAGGCGCGCCAGAATACAGCGGGCTGCCTTCAGTTCATCGACAGCAGAACGGCAGTGGGTGTCCGCAACCTCTTCACCGTTAAGCCTGCGGTCGGAGACTTCTACCTATGGCCATCATGGATGCTGCACTGTGTCTACCCGTTCCGGTCTTCAGGTATCCGACGCTCAGTGGCCATCAACATCGCGTTGCGTTAG
- a CDS encoding TonB-dependent receptor plug domain-containing protein: MSEIIVTGVGASTEAREANVSYSVLDEDDMSKFTPISADDMLRDMPGVVVESNDGVARNEVFTRGMTIGTGANTSGYFWTTILEDGLPVVPFKFSGFQDGYFYRADISTDRVESVRGGSSATAVTTSIGATFNYLTGRVEPGGAVQARIGFEGEDLHLSWRQLDARLGFVNEAGDAGIGVSGFYRTSNGQVDPGYNLNKGGQFRINAFHDYTAGNGSGTLSLSFKHLDDTNAELTTFQQPAYGYEGGGEIPGFPRDVNLFMIDGKQTVPNFFSPGTHELDPTDGYRYRQDAAWLRWDHATDNGWSFGATMRAQKSRYRGQSYKPQALQSLGSAGATRERFGLNVNNLDRTPGYYEFYGPDGGLVARVANNVAGSQLGTNYRTGSACPRVTATTFQNSSLCLVANTLPNRDVDVRGGLVTATIPSADGSFNSGIVPNATSTSDLVLLTRSEDNYRSSQDYMANFTANYRSDNFGVNGGVYLAHSRQVNDNWANGLGVAPWADGQVRNLDVRYVTATGTTYQLTGEGGWGSYGSGLFTTVRQRARIMEVSPYAGVFWAPIPLLDFNASIKYQHVSAETSSDTYDTRNPGAGSLANGGLDGNPLTVYDNLYPVLAANKSIQASRSVNNFNYSVSAGLNFSERHKIYVRYTDGKQPAAGIINRYSTEATLARPLGPTAYVKGYEISYTFAEPWINGAVTYFKQDFAVNDYPTAIDRDNVSVYLLPDNFNTYYTRGVEAWAKVRVQSWLDWSPSVTYLNGRTVETYNWLNTGANGLGPDDDVLRIDSGILARSPKWTISNVLSLRAGDFRFNARHRFMDRRKLNANTLDTRYLPEQDNLDLSVQFLGLENTLITLDVRNVMDTQYISAYDPVISRDLPANVQLYDVVAQLPESAFLLKRNAPRSFWLTVRRDF; this comes from the coding sequence ATGAGCGAGATCATCGTCACCGGCGTGGGCGCCAGCACCGAGGCCCGCGAGGCAAACGTGTCCTATTCCGTCCTCGATGAGGACGACATGTCCAAGTTCACGCCGATCAGCGCAGATGACATGTTGCGCGATATGCCGGGCGTGGTGGTCGAGAGCAATGACGGTGTCGCCCGCAATGAAGTCTTTACGCGTGGCATGACGATCGGCACCGGTGCCAACACCTCCGGCTATTTCTGGACCACTATTCTTGAGGACGGCCTACCGGTGGTGCCCTTCAAGTTCAGCGGCTTTCAGGACGGCTATTTCTATCGCGCGGATATCTCCACAGATCGGGTCGAATCCGTCCGTGGTGGGTCGTCCGCCACTGCGGTGACCACATCGATCGGAGCCACGTTCAATTATCTCACTGGTCGGGTCGAGCCGGGCGGGGCGGTCCAGGCCAGGATCGGATTCGAGGGCGAGGACCTGCACCTATCTTGGCGGCAGCTCGACGCCCGGCTGGGCTTCGTCAACGAGGCAGGGGACGCCGGCATCGGGGTCAGCGGTTTCTATCGCACCTCCAACGGGCAGGTCGATCCCGGTTACAATCTGAACAAGGGCGGCCAGTTCCGGATCAACGCCTTCCACGATTATACGGCCGGGAACGGTAGCGGGACGCTGAGCCTGTCGTTCAAGCACCTGGACGACACCAACGCCGAACTGACCACCTTCCAGCAGCCGGCCTATGGCTACGAGGGCGGCGGGGAAATCCCCGGCTTCCCGCGTGATGTGAACCTGTTCATGATCGACGGGAAGCAGACCGTCCCGAACTTCTTTAGCCCCGGCACGCATGAGCTCGATCCCACGGACGGCTACCGCTACCGCCAGGATGCCGCATGGCTGCGCTGGGATCATGCGACGGACAATGGCTGGTCCTTCGGTGCGACAATGCGGGCCCAGAAGTCGCGCTATCGCGGTCAGTCGTATAAGCCGCAGGCGCTCCAATCGCTTGGCTCGGCCGGCGCCACGCGCGAGCGGTTCGGCCTGAACGTCAACAACCTGGACCGCACCCCCGGATATTACGAGTTTTACGGCCCGGATGGCGGCCTGGTCGCGCGGGTCGCCAACAACGTTGCCGGTTCACAGCTCGGCACCAATTACCGGACCGGCAGTGCATGTCCGCGGGTGACCGCGACAACGTTCCAGAACAGCAGCCTGTGTCTCGTCGCGAACACGCTGCCCAACCGGGATGTCGATGTCCGGGGCGGGCTGGTGACCGCCACGATCCCCAGTGCGGACGGCTCCTTTAACTCCGGCATCGTCCCGAACGCGACCTCGACCAGCGATTTGGTGCTGCTGACCCGATCGGAAGACAATTACCGGTCGTCACAGGACTACATGGCCAATTTCACCGCCAATTACCGGTCGGACAATTTCGGCGTGAACGGCGGCGTGTACCTGGCCCATTCGCGGCAGGTGAATGACAACTGGGCAAACGGGCTTGGCGTGGCGCCATGGGCCGATGGGCAGGTGCGCAACCTCGACGTCCGCTACGTCACCGCAACGGGGACGACTTACCAGCTCACCGGTGAAGGTGGTTGGGGCAGCTATGGCAGCGGCCTGTTCACGACCGTGCGGCAACGGGCGCGGATCATGGAGGTGTCGCCCTATGCGGGCGTGTTCTGGGCGCCCATTCCCCTCCTCGATTTCAATGCGAGCATCAAGTACCAGCACGTCAGCGCCGAAACGTCCTCCGACACTTACGACACCAGGAACCCGGGTGCAGGCTCGCTGGCAAACGGCGGCCTCGATGGCAATCCGCTGACCGTCTACGACAATCTGTATCCGGTGCTTGCCGCGAACAAGTCCATCCAGGCAAGCCGCAGCGTGAACAATTTCAACTATAGCGTCTCCGCCGGCCTGAACTTCAGCGAGCGGCACAAGATCTACGTGCGCTACACCGACGGCAAGCAGCCGGCGGCAGGCATCATCAATCGCTATTCGACCGAAGCGACGCTCGCGCGGCCGCTCGGCCCGACCGCTTACGTGAAGGGGTACGAGATTTCGTATACTTTTGCGGAGCCGTGGATCAACGGCGCGGTCACCTACTTCAAGCAGGACTTCGCGGTGAATGATTACCCGACCGCGATCGACCGGGACAACGTATCCGTCTATCTGCTGCCCGACAACTTCAACACCTATTACACTCGCGGCGTCGAGGCATGGGCCAAGGTCCGGGTCCAGAGCTGGCTCGACTGGAGTCCGTCGGTCACTTATCTGAACGGCCGCACGGTCGAGACCTACAACTGGCTGAACACCGGCGCCAATGGCCTCGGCCCGGATGACGACGTGTTGCGGATCGATTCCGGGATCCTGGCCCGATCGCCGAAATGGACCATCAGCAACGTGCTGTCATTGCGCGCTGGAGACTTCCGCTTCAATGCGCGCCACCGGTTCATGGACCGGCGCAAGCTGAACGCGAATACGCTGGATACAAGATACCTGCCGGAACAGGACAATTTGGACCTATCGGTCCAGTTCCTCGGCCTCGAGAACACGCTGATCACGCTCGATGTGCGCAACGTCATGGATACCCAATACATCTCCGCCTACGATCCGGTGATCAGCCGCGATCTGCCGGCAAATGTGCAGCTCTACGACGTGGTGGCGCAGCTTCCGGAATCGGCTTTTCTGCTGAAGCGGAACGCTCCACGATCCTTCTGGCTCACGGTGCGGCGGGACTTCTGA
- a CDS encoding class I mannose-6-phosphate isomerase, which translates to MLLPTKMVEKPWGMDTLPTPFAAPDGKRIGEIWFEPPEQLPQLLVKYIFASEKLSIQVHPSDTQTEGMGLGKQGKEECWLVIDADEGATLGIGFNHQLGAEELRAASEDGSIEQLMIWHRVKPGDFFYIPANTVHAIGGGVSIIEIQQNSDITYRLYDYGRPRELHLDDGVAVSQAGVHDPANRRHLPDSGDVALVDGPHFRLDRVDGQPDAATAARYSGPLLVIPREGAAMVEGEQVQPGSCALAPTIAAVRFAEGSSCLITQPIK; encoded by the coding sequence ATGCTGCTGCCGACGAAGATGGTCGAGAAGCCCTGGGGCATGGACACGCTGCCCACCCCGTTCGCGGCACCCGACGGCAAGCGCATCGGCGAGATCTGGTTCGAGCCGCCCGAGCAGCTGCCGCAGCTGCTGGTGAAGTACATCTTCGCGAGCGAGAAGCTGTCGATCCAGGTGCATCCCTCCGACACGCAGACGGAGGGCATGGGCCTCGGCAAGCAGGGCAAGGAGGAATGCTGGCTGGTGATCGACGCCGATGAAGGCGCGACGCTGGGCATCGGCTTCAACCACCAGCTGGGGGCGGAGGAACTGCGCGCCGCATCGGAGGATGGCTCGATCGAGCAGCTGATGATCTGGCACCGGGTGAAGCCGGGCGACTTCTTCTACATCCCCGCCAACACCGTCCACGCCATCGGCGGCGGGGTGTCGATCATCGAGATCCAGCAAAACAGCGACATCACCTACCGCCTCTACGATTACGGCCGCCCGCGCGAACTGCACTTGGACGATGGCGTGGCGGTGTCGCAGGCCGGCGTGCACGATCCGGCCAACCGCCGCCACCTGCCGGACAGCGGCGACGTGGCGCTGGTCGATGGCCCGCATTTCCGGCTGGACCGGGTAGATGGTCAGCCCGATGCGGCGACCGCTGCGCGCTATTCAGGCCCGCTGCTGGTCATCCCTCGCGAGGGCGCGGCCATGGTGGAGGGCGAGCAGGTCCAGCCGGGCAGCTGCGCGCTGGCGCCGACAATCGCGGCTGTGCGGTTCGCCGAAGGCAGCAGCTGCCTGATCACACAGCCGATAAAGTAG
- a CDS encoding glycosyl hydrolase family 28 protein yields MKSRYLGILAPIACGLTTTASAQSDSELRVYPVARELLYSAHNDAYTVRVRQPGEPWQDLYEYSVRVDTDTKQNASMVYFDFEGEVDVEVLVNNGTFTQVSVAPLSSEITPERFGNVLRFRLTKPESFSLQFDDDRLHNLHILAGSLPAARPEGENVRYFGPGQHVPPEGSDTFPVNSGDTIYMEGGAVMRGAFRLDNVRDVTIAGRGMLWDPGQAIDLERAENIRISDLILVNSDRMPAARVINIRNSENVEVADITGFTSGKWSDGINISTSRHVTVDGGYLRVSDDAVVVYSVADCPLCRERAARTGIADPNPPGDTFDINVRDLRLWVDVAHALYIGHFGDNADPRTIRDVTFQNIDIANLDEDDPDWEGAMAIFSGDSTLIRNITFNDIRVDRIEEGKLINIVAGNNQRYNKAPGRGIDGVTIRNVRYTGKGMPSMSILRGLSDETAVRNVLIENLAIDGTQVRTPEQANLEVSGAVSDLIIR; encoded by the coding sequence ATGAAGAGCAGGTACCTTGGCATCTTGGCGCCAATCGCTTGTGGCCTGACGACGACGGCTAGCGCGCAGTCCGATAGCGAACTGCGGGTGTACCCGGTGGCGCGGGAACTGCTCTACTCGGCCCATAACGACGCTTACACAGTTCGCGTCCGTCAGCCGGGAGAACCATGGCAGGACCTTTATGAATATAGCGTGCGTGTTGACACCGACACGAAGCAGAACGCCTCTATGGTTTATTTCGACTTTGAAGGAGAGGTCGATGTAGAGGTGCTGGTGAACAATGGCACCTTCACTCAAGTCAGCGTTGCGCCGCTCTCCAGCGAGATCACTCCAGAGCGATTCGGCAATGTGCTGCGGTTCAGACTGACCAAGCCCGAGAGCTTCTCCCTACAGTTCGATGACGATCGCCTCCACAATCTGCACATTCTCGCCGGTTCCTTGCCGGCGGCTCGGCCGGAGGGCGAGAACGTTCGCTACTTCGGACCCGGCCAACACGTGCCGCCGGAAGGAAGCGATACCTTTCCGGTGAACTCGGGCGACACGATCTACATGGAAGGCGGCGCGGTCATGCGCGGGGCCTTCCGCCTGGACAATGTCCGGGACGTGACAATCGCGGGCAGGGGCATGCTATGGGATCCGGGTCAGGCGATCGACTTGGAGCGAGCAGAGAACATCCGGATCAGCGATCTGATCCTCGTGAACTCTGACAGGATGCCGGCGGCGCGGGTCATCAACATTCGCAATTCCGAGAATGTCGAGGTCGCCGACATCACGGGGTTCACGTCCGGAAAGTGGTCCGACGGCATCAACATCTCGACCTCGCGGCATGTCACGGTGGACGGGGGCTATCTTCGTGTGTCCGATGATGCAGTGGTGGTCTACTCGGTCGCAGACTGTCCGCTGTGCCGGGAGCGCGCGGCGCGGACCGGGATCGCGGATCCGAACCCTCCCGGCGACACGTTCGACATCAATGTGCGCGACTTGCGCCTGTGGGTCGATGTGGCGCACGCGCTCTACATCGGCCACTTCGGCGACAATGCAGATCCGCGCACGATCCGAGATGTCACCTTCCAGAACATCGACATCGCGAACCTGGATGAAGACGACCCGGACTGGGAGGGGGCCATGGCTATCTTCTCCGGCGATTCCACTCTGATCCGCAACATCACCTTCAACGACATTCGGGTGGACCGGATTGAGGAAGGCAAGCTGATCAACATCGTGGCGGGCAACAACCAGCGCTACAACAAGGCGCCAGGCCGTGGGATCGATGGCGTGACGATCCGCAACGTGCGCTACACCGGCAAGGGCATGCCGAGCATGTCCATCCTGCGCGGCCTTTCAGATGAGACGGCGGTTCGCAACGTTCTCATCGAAAATCTTGCCATCGACGGAACGCAGGTCCGTACTCCGGAGCAGGCGAATTTGGAGGTCTCGGGCGCGGTGTCCGACCTCATAATCCGCTAA
- a CDS encoding glycoside hydrolase 43 family protein: MRFRTILGSLALTCAATLLPSAGAAMADDLPSWVADQGDGTYVNPVVGSDYSDPDVIRVGDDYYLTASSFANAPGLPILHSRDLVNWRIIGHALPRNRPEGHFTTPRRGGGVWAPAMVHHAGEFRIYWADPDYGIQMVRAVDPTGPWSDPILVSDTKGAIDPSPLFEEDGRAWLVHAYAQSRAGFQNVIELRQLDSEGTRTVGEPVRIIAADELPAPATSIGQRPWQTTEGPKLYKHDGWYWIFAPSGSVKGGWQGVFRARTIEGPWEGRNVLDQGATEINGPHQGSWVRTPQGEDWFLHFQDTDSYGRRLYLEPMSWQDGWPVIGVDPDGDGIGQPVLCYRKPQAPAQTRITPEIDDEFDEGHNLTWQWQANPNADWLSDDGPDGWLRLRSAATPQNLWDAGNLLSRKLPAERFQATTRMRFSPLRKGERAGLAVFGMNYGWIGARKEGEAILLTRETRRNAHLQAPAEIVTGPAVQPGQDLWLRATLAPITVAEPEPSFSPWWPSMLRSRHARVAMEYSLDGVTFHLLGPSFESRPGRWVGAQLAIFAQAPAGTPAYSATTVGHADFDWFRMADVPAQPNAHDSHAACAAPLR; encoded by the coding sequence ATGCGCTTCCGCACCATCCTGGGCAGCCTTGCGCTCACCTGCGCCGCCACCCTCCTGCCGTCGGCGGGTGCTGCGATGGCCGACGACTTGCCTTCATGGGTCGCCGATCAGGGCGACGGCACATATGTTAATCCGGTGGTCGGAAGCGACTATTCCGATCCTGACGTCATCCGTGTCGGCGATGATTACTACCTCACCGCCTCCTCCTTCGCCAACGCGCCGGGCTTGCCGATCCTTCATTCGCGCGATCTCGTGAACTGGCGCATCATCGGCCATGCCCTGCCGCGAAATCGGCCGGAGGGTCATTTCACGACGCCGCGCCGCGGCGGCGGCGTGTGGGCGCCTGCCATGGTGCATCATGCGGGCGAGTTCCGCATCTACTGGGCCGATCCAGATTATGGCATCCAGATGGTGCGCGCGGTCGACCCAACAGGTCCGTGGTCGGATCCCATTCTGGTGAGCGACACCAAGGGCGCGATCGACCCCTCACCTTTGTTCGAAGAGGATGGCCGCGCCTGGCTCGTCCATGCCTATGCGCAGAGCCGCGCCGGTTTCCAGAACGTCATCGAGTTGCGCCAGCTGGATTCCGAAGGCACGCGCACCGTTGGCGAGCCTGTCAGGATCATTGCAGCGGACGAATTGCCCGCTCCGGCCACCAGCATCGGCCAGCGCCCTTGGCAGACTACCGAGGGACCGAAGCTGTACAAGCATGACGGTTGGTACTGGATCTTCGCGCCGTCCGGCAGCGTGAAGGGCGGGTGGCAGGGTGTGTTCCGCGCCAGGACCATCGAAGGGCCGTGGGAAGGGCGCAACGTGCTCGACCAAGGGGCGACCGAGATCAACGGGCCGCATCAGGGCAGCTGGGTGCGGACGCCGCAAGGGGAGGACTGGTTCCTCCACTTCCAGGACACGGATAGCTATGGTCGCCGGCTCTATCTTGAGCCGATGAGCTGGCAGGATGGCTGGCCGGTCATCGGCGTGGATCCGGACGGAGACGGGATCGGGCAGCCGGTACTATGCTACCGAAAGCCGCAGGCACCGGCGCAGACCCGGATCACGCCCGAGATTGATGATGAGTTCGACGAGGGTCATAACCTGACCTGGCAATGGCAGGCCAACCCCAATGCCGACTGGCTTTCCGATGATGGGCCTGACGGCTGGCTTCGCCTACGCTCGGCTGCAACCCCACAGAACTTGTGGGATGCGGGCAATCTGCTGTCGCGCAAGCTGCCTGCCGAGCGCTTCCAGGCCACCACCCGGATGCGCTTCAGCCCGCTGAGGAAGGGAGAGCGCGCGGGCTTGGCGGTGTTTGGCATGAACTATGGCTGGATCGGCGCGCGCAAGGAGGGCGAGGCGATCTTGCTGACCCGCGAAACTCGCCGCAATGCGCATCTTCAAGCGCCTGCCGAGATCGTGACGGGACCGGCTGTCCAGCCCGGACAGGACCTGTGGCTGCGCGCTACCCTTGCACCGATCACCGTGGCTGAGCCGGAACCAAGCTTTAGCCCGTGGTGGCCGTCCATGCTCCGCTCGCGTCATGCGAGGGTGGCGATGGAGTACAGCCTTGATGGCGTCACCTTCCATCTGCTTGGGCCTTCGTTCGAAAGCCGCCCGGGCCGCTGGGTAGGGGCGCAACTAGCGATCTTCGCGCAGGCCCCTGCCGGTACGCCGGCGTACTCAGCAACCACGGTGGGCCATGCCGACTTCGACTGGTTCCGCATGGCCGACGTTCCGGCCCAACCCAATGCGCACGATTCGCATGCGGCTTGCGCCGCGCCTTTGCGCTAG
- a CDS encoding ROK family protein: protein MSLFAAVEAGGTKFVCAVGTEQGSIEQATIPTRDVETTMSEVEAFFTAASERHGSFAAIGIGSFGPLQLDRRLPGYGRITTTPKPGWSGVDLPHRLGSRFDVPVAIDTDVNVAALAEARQRDCGRLAYVTVGTGIGVGFAVAGRTSAGYGHPEIGHIRVRQPTGLGEFAGVCPYHGDCLEGIASGPAIQARWGISLTGLPLDHPAWTAQASALGELASLLILSLVPDAVVFGGGVMQQERLFPLIRAAAAKSLGGYVPDASEEALQSRILPPACAEPPGLVGAFLLARAAAMQA from the coding sequence ATGAGCCTGTTCGCGGCAGTCGAAGCGGGCGGCACCAAGTTCGTCTGTGCGGTCGGAACCGAGCAGGGTTCGATCGAGCAGGCGACCATCCCGACCCGTGACGTTGAAACGACCATGAGCGAGGTAGAGGCCTTCTTCACCGCAGCGAGCGAACGGCACGGGTCGTTCGCGGCGATCGGCATCGGCAGCTTCGGGCCGCTGCAACTTGACCGGCGACTGCCCGGCTATGGCCGGATCACGACAACCCCGAAGCCGGGCTGGAGCGGGGTCGATCTGCCGCATCGGCTCGGCAGCCGGTTCGACGTGCCGGTCGCGATCGACACGGACGTCAACGTCGCAGCCCTAGCCGAAGCGCGACAACGTGATTGCGGCCGATTGGCCTATGTCACTGTGGGAACTGGCATCGGTGTCGGGTTCGCCGTGGCAGGACGCACCTCTGCCGGGTACGGCCATCCCGAGATCGGACATATCCGTGTTCGGCAACCGACCGGCTTGGGTGAGTTCGCCGGAGTATGCCCATACCATGGTGATTGCCTGGAAGGGATCGCCAGCGGCCCGGCCATCCAGGCACGCTGGGGCATAAGCCTGACAGGCCTGCCCTTGGACCATCCGGCCTGGACAGCGCAGGCAAGCGCGCTGGGCGAACTCGCTTCCCTGCTCATCCTTTCCTTGGTGCCGGACGCGGTCGTCTTCGGCGGCGGGGTCATGCAGCAGGAACGCCTGTTTCCGCTGATCCGCGCCGCTGCGGCCAAAAGCCTGGGCGGCTATGTCCCCGACGCGAGTGAAGAAGCCTTGCAGAGCCGCATCCTGCCGCCCGCATGTGCCGAGCCCCCCGGCCTGGTCGGTGCCTTCCTGCTCGCCAGAGCGGCGGCCATGCAGGCCTGA
- a CDS encoding glycoside hydrolase family 97 catalytic domain-containing protein has product MPSLAQLPGRAAEAVSPDGRVVVRLHPDEPAWSMLYDGREVVARSPVALLLHDGGRLGRGARVVDTQLEDLRGTWTPPFGIRASSTEACGQLTVEMEDAARQIRFALIVRAYDAGGAIRFAIRSAAGDALELAGEEIAFRLPAESVLHCSRDEGVFQRTIQTGIAPAPHPDLTQSSDPLGLADSPLTVELRNGTGLLISESDRLHYPRTMFRSDEGGVVTRLMQYPGRATGYSGPGDTPPETSFTVPAPSNTPWRVVIVAPSLHKLIERQDLIPTLATPNRLGDVSWIRPGRAMRIRDYTTQAGLETIDFAEKRKLDHVLWDAHWYGDGTDPSDASYAIPQIDIRRVIDYAKGKGIGMILYVDRVPAMRQLEQIVRTYQEWGVAGIKFGFMWEGRQSDVDFITNLVETCGRHQLMVNLHDNLRPAGLERTLPNYVTLEGVRGNEQFPTAGHNCTLPFTRMLSGPLDYTICYAQSRNKTTNAHQLALLAIYYSPQTLLYWYDKPDRYAHRDDWPELAFFDECPTTWVETVALTGTIGEHCAVARRAADGRWFAGAITNEQARDLVIDLGFLQTGRWRVRRFADGPAAAQIWQTPVMPSTEIVEAGGSMTLSLAASGGQALIFEPA; this is encoded by the coding sequence ATGCCGAGCCTGGCACAACTGCCGGGGAGGGCGGCCGAGGCGGTATCGCCTGACGGGCGGGTGGTCGTCAGGCTACACCCGGACGAACCGGCATGGTCGATGCTGTATGACGGGCGGGAGGTGGTGGCGCGCTCGCCCGTCGCACTCCTGCTTCACGACGGTGGCCGGCTGGGTCGGGGGGCGCGGGTGGTGGACACGCAGCTTGAAGACCTGCGCGGCACCTGGACCCCGCCGTTCGGCATCCGCGCCAGTTCGACCGAAGCGTGCGGGCAGCTTACGGTCGAGATGGAGGACGCGGCCCGGCAGATCCGCTTCGCGTTGATCGTGCGGGCCTATGATGCCGGCGGGGCGATCCGGTTCGCCATCCGCTCCGCGGCCGGCGACGCGCTGGAGCTGGCGGGTGAGGAGATCGCGTTCCGGCTGCCGGCGGAGAGCGTGCTGCATTGCAGCCGGGATGAGGGCGTGTTCCAGCGGACCATCCAGACGGGGATCGCACCTGCGCCGCATCCGGACCTCACGCAGAGCTCCGATCCGCTCGGCCTCGCCGACAGTCCGCTGACTGTAGAGCTGCGCAACGGGACTGGTCTGCTGATCTCCGAAAGTGACCGGCTGCATTACCCGCGGACCATGTTCAGGAGCGACGAGGGCGGCGTCGTCACCCGCCTGATGCAATATCCGGGCCGCGCGACAGGCTATTCGGGCCCGGGAGATACTCCGCCGGAAACATCGTTCACGGTCCCGGCGCCGTCGAATACGCCTTGGCGTGTCGTGATCGTTGCCCCTTCGCTGCACAAGCTGATCGAGCGGCAGGACCTGATCCCCACGCTGGCGACGCCCAACCGCCTGGGCGACGTGTCGTGGATCAGGCCCGGGCGCGCCATGCGGATCCGGGACTACACCACTCAGGCCGGGCTGGAGACGATCGACTTCGCCGAGAAGCGCAAGCTCGACCACGTGTTGTGGGATGCGCATTGGTACGGTGACGGCACCGACCCGAGCGATGCTAGCTACGCGATCCCGCAGATCGATATCCGGCGCGTGATCGACTACGCCAAGGGCAAGGGGATCGGCATGATCCTCTACGTCGACCGCGTGCCGGCCATGCGGCAGCTTGAGCAGATCGTCCGCACGTACCAGGAATGGGGCGTGGCCGGGATCAAGTTCGGCTTCATGTGGGAGGGGCGACAGTCGGACGTCGACTTCATCACGAACCTGGTCGAGACCTGCGGCCGGCACCAGCTGATGGTCAACCTGCACGACAATCTGCGCCCTGCCGGCTTGGAGCGGACCCTGCCCAATTACGTCACGCTGGAAGGCGTGCGCGGCAATGAGCAGTTCCCCACCGCCGGGCACAATTGCACGCTGCCGTTCACCCGCATGCTGTCGGGCCCGCTCGACTACACGATCTGCTATGCGCAATCACGGAACAAGACCACCAACGCGCATCAGCTGGCACTGCTGGCGATCTACTACAGTCCGCAGACGCTGCTCTACTGGTACGATAAGCCCGATCGCTACGCCCATCGCGACGACTGGCCGGAGCTCGCCTTCTTCGACGAATGCCCGACGACCTGGGTCGAGACGGTGGCCCTGACGGGCACGATCGGCGAGCATTGCGCGGTCGCCAGGAGGGCAGCCGATGGCCGCTGGTTCGCAGGCGCGATCACCAACGAGCAGGCACGTGACCTGGTGATCGATCTCGGCTTCCTGCAGACCGGGCGCTGGCGGGTGCGGCGCTTCGCCGACGGGCCGGCGGCGGCGCAGATCTGGCAGACGCCGGTGATGCCATCGACCGAGATCGTCGAGGCGGGCGGTTCCATGACACTCAGCCTCGCCGCTTCGGGTGGTCAGGCGCTGATCTTCGAACCGGCATGA